A single window of Arvicanthis niloticus isolate mArvNil1 chromosome X, mArvNil1.pat.X, whole genome shotgun sequence DNA harbors:
- the LOC117694842 gene encoding germ cell-less protein-like 2, translating to MGLLTSRVLKCRESSPVEPQPEEVTAGPSCLSGSRKRKLSTSENLAPSSDVHGPQNQGMNLYKILNYIYRKRAKISSNYAYENLFLNGNDSDIKICACGRTWCLHKVFLCQSGYFANMFKGTWRESHNDVIKLVIKNEDIDARSLHFVFGSLYTDEDLSLTPVEVPHVLAAACLLQVHRVIRQCEETMKTTINRNTVCSYYMTAETYRLKAVKTRCFEWLLYNLMTHPSVALYREVDMKLMYLLGSSSDLLVMQKEIDVYTTLKTWMFLHLNPCWNGTMKQLLDHTNSWLSNYMGCIDDNSFLESEEGLIFQPVFKKLRFQHIICDMASTSILEQDRLIPLEWLSPIYKRQWLTFLQAQEQMTIGPKTINEELEECTMRCGEIIPQNGKYTWKWSSCNLNFPLHVTFTSQCITFRKCYQRCDAIACIKHIRNILFRLTLVCFDSNEKVTFRKTTGYKLLTFAYLEEQIVMKLDSEVLTFPLYIFGSFLCVNLANSENQ from the coding sequence ATGGGGCTATTAACCAGCAGGGTCTTGAAATGCAGGGAATCCAGTCCAGTGGAGCCACAGCCAGAAGAAGTCACAGCTGGCCCCAGTTGCCTGTCTGGCAGTCGCAAGCGAAAACTGAGCACATCGGAGAATTTGGCACCAAGCTCTGACGTCCATGGACCTCAAAACCAGGGTATGAAtctatataaaattctcaactaCATCTACAGGAAAAGGGCTAAGATCTCATCTAATTATGCTTAcgaaaatttatttttgaatggGAATGACAGCGACATAAAAATCTGTGCTTGCGGAAGAACATGGTGTTTACACAAAGTATTTTTATGTCAGTCAGGCTACTTTGCTAACATGTTCAAAGGTACTTGGAGAGAATCACACAATGATGTTATTAAACTGGTCATTAAGAATGAGGATATTGATGCCAGATCTCTGCACTTTGTGTTTGGTTCTTTATACACGGACGAGGATTTGTCACTAACACCTGTGGAAGTTCCTCACGTTTTGGCAGCAGCATGCCTGCTTCAGGTGCATCGAGTAATTCGGCAGTGTGAGGAGACCATGAAGACAACCATCAATAGGAACACTGTATGCTCCTATTATATGACAGCAGAAACCTATAGATTAAAAGCTGTAAAGACCAGATGCTTTGAATGGCTTCTTTATAATTTGATGACACATCCAAGTGTGGCACTTTACAGGGAAGTAGATATGAAGTTGATGTATCTTCTCGGGTCATCTTCTGACTTATTAGTGATGCAAAAGGAGATCGATGTATATACCACACTGAAGACATGGATGTTCCTCCATCTTAATCCATGCTGGAATGGAACCATGAAACAGCTTTTAGATCATACCAACAGCTGGCTTTCCAACTACATGGGATGTATTGATGACAACAGTTTTCTTGAAAGTGAAGAAGGACTAATATTTCAACCAGTGTTTAAAAAACTGAGGTTTCAGCACATTATCTGTGACATGGCCTCCACAAGCATCCTTGAACAAGATCGTCTAATACCTTTGGAATGGTTGTCACCCATTTATAAACGACAGTGGCTGACTTTTctgcaagcacaagaacaaatGACAATTGGTCCAAAAACCATCAATGAAGAACTCGAAGAATGCACCATGAGATGTGGTGAAATAATCCCCCAAAATGGTAAATACACTTGGAAATGGTCATCTTGCAATCTTAACTTTCCTTTACATGTCACCTTTACAAGCCAGTGTATAACTTTCAGGAAATGTTATCAGCGGTGTGATGCCATTGCCTGCATAAAACATATACGAAATATCCTATTCAGACTAACTTTGGTGTGTTTTGATTCCAACGAGAAAGTAACATTCAGGAAAACAACAGGTTATAAACTTCTTACCTTTGCATATCTCGAGGAACAAATTGTAATGAAACTGGATAGTGAAGTTCTAACCTTCCCTTTGTATATATTTGGCAGTTTCCTGTGCGTAAACCTAGCAAATTCGGAAAACCAGTAA